A genomic segment from Cricetulus griseus strain 17A/GY chromosome 8, alternate assembly CriGri-PICRH-1.0, whole genome shotgun sequence encodes:
- the LOC100765209 gene encoding C-type lectin domain family 2 member H-like yields the protein MRMVTAAAVSPAGLGGNFKNCQGKYLRIISAESPVKLHCCYGVIAFLSVAVIALFVALLLSRAGKPEEVSNKNIYYDCPRDWIGVGSKRFYFSEKVENWTSSQTFCVAQGAQLARFDSPEELEFLKRYKGRHDHWIGLHRKSSEHHWMWTDGTEYNNLTSPRGEGECAYLSGSDISSGRNYTHRRWICSKPNSFTACDVPKQS from the exons ATGAGAATGGTAACTGCAGCGGCTGTTTCCCCAGCCGGCCTGGGAGGAAATT TTAAAAACTGTCAAGGAAAATATCTGAGAATCATCTCCGCTGAGTCTCCTGTTAAGCTTCACTGCTGCTATGGAGTGATTGCGTTCCTCTCTGTCGCTGTTATTGcactttttgttgctttgttatTGTCAA gagcaggaaagccagaagaggtctcaaacaaaaatatctaTTATGATTGTCCTAGAGATTGGATTGGAGTTGGAAGTAAacgtttttatttttctgaaaaagtgGAAAACTGGACATCCAGCCAGACCTTTTGCGTGGCACAAGGAGCCCAGCTAGCTAGATTTGACAGCCCGGAGGAGCTG GAATTTCTGAAGAGGTACAAGGGGAGGCATGACCACTGGATCGGCCTCCACAGAAAGTCCTCAGAGCACCATTGGATGTGGACAGACGGCACTGAATATAACAACTT gaCTTCCCCCCGAGGAGAAGGAGAGTGTGCCTACCTGAGTGGCAGTGACATCAGCAGTGGCAGGAACTATACTCACAGGAGGTGGATTTGTAGCAAGCCCAACAGTTTCACAGCTTGTGATGTGCCAAAGCAGTCGTGA